A part of Streptomyces sp. NBC_01235 genomic DNA contains:
- the rplF gene encoding 50S ribosomal protein L6 gives MSRIGKLPITVPAGVDVTIDGQTVSVKGPKGSLTHTVVAPIEIAKGEDGVLNVTRPNDERQSKALHGLSRTLVANMITGVTQGYVKKLEISGVGYRVTAKGSNLEFALGYSHPITVEAPEGISFKVENPTRFSVEGIDKQKVGEVAANIRKLRKPDPYKAKGVKYEGEVIRRKVGKAGK, from the coding sequence ATGTCGCGCATTGGCAAGCTCCCTATCACGGTTCCCGCCGGCGTGGACGTCACCATCGACGGCCAGACGGTCTCGGTCAAGGGCCCCAAGGGCTCGCTGACCCACACCGTCGTTGCGCCGATCGAGATCGCCAAGGGTGAGGACGGCGTTCTGAACGTCACCCGCCCCAACGACGAGCGTCAGAGCAAGGCCCTGCACGGCCTGTCCCGCACGCTGGTGGCGAACATGATCACCGGCGTGACCCAGGGTTACGTGAAGAAGCTCGAGATCAGTGGTGTCGGTTACCGCGTGACCGCGAAGGGCTCGAACCTCGAGTTCGCGCTCGGTTACAGCCACCCGATCACCGTCGAGGCCCCCGAGGGAATCTCCTTCAAGGTCGAGAACCCCACCCGGTTCTCGGTCGAGGGCATCGACAAGCAGAAGGTCGGCGAGGTTGCGGCCAACATCCGCAAGCTGCGCAAGCCCGACCCGTACAAGGCCAAGGGTGTCAAGTACGAGGGCGAAGTCATCCGCCGCAAGGTCGGAAAGGCGGGTAAGTAA
- the rplR gene encoding 50S ribosomal protein L18: MAYGQKILKGDAYKRAAIKRRHIRIRKRISGTAERPRLVVTRSNRHIVAQVIDDIKGHTLASASTLDTSVRGGEGDKSSQAKQVGALVAERAKAAGVESVVFDRGGNQYAGRIAALADAAREAGLKF, translated from the coding sequence ATGGCATACGGACAGAAGATCCTGAAGGGCGACGCCTACAAGCGCGCCGCGATCAAGCGCCGTCACATCCGGATCCGCAAGCGGATCTCCGGTACGGCGGAGCGTCCCCGTCTGGTCGTTACCCGCTCGAACCGCCACATCGTGGCCCAGGTGATCGACGACATCAAGGGTCACACCCTGGCGTCGGCGTCCACCCTGGACACGTCGGTCCGCGGCGGCGAGGGCGACAAGTCCTCGCAGGCCAAGCAGGTCGGCGCCCTGGTCGCCGAGCGTGCCAAGGCCGCCGGTGTCGAGAGTGTCGTATTCGACCGTGGTGGTAACCAGTACGCCGGGCGCATCGCCGCCCTGGCGGACGCCGCCCGCGAGGCCGGGCTCAAGTTCTGA